One stretch of Micromonospora echinospora DNA includes these proteins:
- a CDS encoding alpha/beta hydrolase family protein: MGTSFWESPFVLDPRPATVERHGDVDLHVPTGDGPHPAVVIVHGVPGPPEAPDARDWPLYRGYGALLAERDVLAAIPRLTVTSPDDLYAVAARVAAAAELLRADPRVDAERLGLWFFSGAGLLLGDWLRDPPRWLRGLAATYPLLAPLPGWPPVDPRFRPLDALDPPTATGDAAASGTASPDGTGVEATQAEGVARPTLVLTRAGRERPEVAPTIEAFTAVARRRGVPLHVVDVPNGQHGFDALDHTEESRAAVRTARDTLLDLLTAP, encoded by the coding sequence ATGGGAACCAGCTTCTGGGAAAGCCCGTTCGTCCTCGATCCCCGGCCCGCCACTGTGGAACGGCACGGCGACGTCGACCTGCACGTACCCACCGGCGACGGCCCGCACCCCGCCGTCGTGATCGTGCACGGCGTACCGGGCCCGCCCGAGGCGCCGGATGCGCGCGACTGGCCGCTCTACCGGGGCTACGGCGCGCTGCTCGCCGAGCGGGACGTGTTGGCCGCGATCCCCCGGCTCACCGTGACGAGCCCGGACGACCTGTACGCCGTCGCCGCGCGGGTGGCCGCCGCCGCCGAACTGCTCCGCGCCGATCCTCGCGTCGACGCCGAGCGGCTCGGCCTCTGGTTCTTCTCCGGCGCCGGCCTGCTGCTCGGCGACTGGCTCCGCGACCCGCCCCGCTGGCTGCGCGGCCTGGCCGCGACCTATCCGCTGCTGGCCCCGCTGCCCGGGTGGCCACCGGTCGACCCACGCTTCCGCCCGCTCGACGCCCTGGACCCGCCCACTGCCACGGGTGACGCCGCTGCGTCGGGCACGGCCTCCCCCGACGGCACGGGTGTCGAGGCCACGCAGGCGGAGGGCGTGGCACGGCCGACGCTCGTGCTGACCCGGGCAGGGCGGGAGCGGCCCGAGGTCGCACCCACCATCGAGGCGTTCACGGCGGTCGCCCGGCGACGCGGCGTCCCCCTGCACGTCGTGGACGTGCCGAACGGTCAGCACGGATTCGACGCGCTCGACCACACCGAGGAGTCCCGAGCCGCCGTACGCACCGCCCGCGACACCCTGCTCGACCTGCTGACCGCCCCCTGA
- a CDS encoding DedA family protein, translating to MVDVQHWLAALPPGLICLLVGAVIGVESMGIPLPGEIVLVSAALLAATGAVGPEWVAAAAATGAILGDSVGYAVGRRGGRPLLERLGRRFPKHLGPAHLARAELSFARHGVWAVFFGRFVALLRILAGPLAGALRVPYRRFLIANAAGGLVWAFGTTYLLFYLGRAAEHWLKDISWVGLVLAVLAGVVSTVWLRRRAKRLHPLDAPDTPDAVPAADR from the coding sequence GTGGTCGACGTACAGCACTGGCTCGCCGCCCTCCCGCCGGGGCTGATCTGCCTGCTCGTGGGCGCGGTGATCGGCGTGGAGAGCATGGGCATCCCGCTGCCCGGCGAGATCGTGCTGGTCAGCGCCGCCCTGCTCGCCGCCACCGGCGCCGTCGGGCCCGAGTGGGTGGCCGCCGCCGCAGCCACCGGCGCGATTCTCGGTGACTCCGTCGGGTACGCCGTCGGCCGCCGCGGTGGCCGTCCCCTGCTGGAGCGGCTCGGCCGCCGTTTCCCGAAGCACCTCGGCCCCGCACACCTGGCCCGTGCCGAGCTGAGCTTCGCCCGGCACGGCGTCTGGGCGGTGTTCTTCGGGCGGTTCGTCGCGCTGTTGCGCATCCTCGCCGGCCCGCTGGCCGGGGCGCTGCGCGTGCCGTACCGCCGATTCCTGATCGCGAACGCCGCAGGCGGGCTGGTCTGGGCGTTCGGCACGACGTACCTGCTGTTCTACCTCGGCCGGGCCGCCGAGCACTGGCTCAAGGACATCTCTTGGGTCGGGCTGGTGCTCGCCGTGCTGGCCGGCGTGGTCAGCACCGTGTGGCTGCGCCGCCGGGCCAAGCGCCTGCATCCGCTGGACGCGCCCGACACCCCCGACGCGGTCCCCGCAGCCGACCGCTGA
- a CDS encoding VOC family protein, with protein sequence MIHHVLLACPRGSEDLSRSFYTGLLGLTEKPKPPALAARGGCWFTGYGAELHLGVEDDFRPARKAHPALVRPDLDELAARLDAAGHPVTWGDEEIPGMRRFHTHDPHGNRLEFLAPAG encoded by the coding sequence ATGATCCATCACGTCCTGCTCGCCTGCCCCCGCGGCTCCGAGGATCTCTCCCGCTCCTTCTACACCGGCCTGCTCGGCCTCACCGAGAAGCCCAAACCCCCGGCCCTCGCCGCCCGCGGCGGTTGCTGGTTCACCGGGTACGGCGCCGAACTGCACCTGGGCGTCGAGGACGACTTCCGCCCGGCCCGCAAGGCTCACCCGGCGTTGGTGCGGCCCGACCTGGACGAGCTGGCCGCCCGCCTGGACGCCGCCGGCCACCCCGTGACCTGGGGCGACGAGGAGATTCCCGGCATGCGGCGGTTCCACACGCACGACCCGCACGGCAACCGCCTGGAGTTCTTGGCCCCCGCCGGGTGA
- a CDS encoding aconitate hydratase encodes MKEYDVASLDTFGAKTQLRVGDASYEIFRIDKVEGHERLPYSLKILLENLLRTEDGANITADHIQQLGAWDATADPSVEIQFTPARVLMQDFTGVPCVVDLATMREAVRDLGGDATKVNPLAPAELVIDHSVIADLFGREDAFERNVELEYERNKERYQFLRWGQTAFNEFKVVPPGTGIVHQVNIEYLARTIMERNGQAYPDTVVGTDSHTTMVNGLGVLGWGVGGIEAEAAMLGQPVSMLIPRVVGFKLSGEMPAGTTATDLVLTITEMLRKHGVVGKFVEFYGPGVSAVPLANRATIGNMSPEYGSTVAIFPIDAETVRYLELTGRDASQVALVEAYAKEQGLWHDPEREPEYSERLELDLSTIEPSLAGPKRPQDRVPLGSAKTLFRAALSDYVAADETGGDPGRKPGVPQQEKPFGADGPADEASAESFPASDSPANGVNDPADAPRDLETAAVGAGGRASNPVRVTGADGAEYELDHGAVVIAAITSCTNTSNPQVMIGAALLARNAVEKGLARKPWVKTTLAPGSKVVMDYYDRAGLTPYLDKLGFNLVGYGCTTCIGNSGPLPEEVSAAVNDGDLAVVSVLSGNRNFEGRINPDVKMNYLASPPLVVAYALAGTMDIDLANEPIGEDSQGNPVYLREIWPNSAEIQDVIASAIGATGFSAAYADVFAGDERWQSLPTPTGDTFSWDGESTYVRKPPYFEGMQQEPAPVQDIADARVLAKLGDSVTTDHISPAGSIKADSPAGKYLAEHGVARHEFNSYGSRRGNHEVMIRGTFANIRLRNQLVPGVEGGFTVNHLTGEQTSIYDASMAYQEAGVPLVILAGKEYGSGSSRDWAAKGTMLLGVKAVIAESYERIHRSNLIGMGVLPLQFPGGETAESLGLTGTETFSISGVTALNDGDTPRTVKVTTDTGVEFDAVVRIDTPGEADYYRHGGILQYVLRRMIAS; translated from the coding sequence GTGAAGGAGTACGACGTGGCGAGCCTCGACACCTTCGGTGCGAAGACCCAGCTACGCGTCGGAGACGCGAGCTACGAGATTTTCAGGATCGACAAGGTGGAGGGCCACGAGCGACTGCCCTACAGCTTGAAGATCCTGCTGGAGAACCTGCTGCGGACCGAGGACGGCGCGAACATCACAGCCGACCACATCCAGCAGCTCGGCGCGTGGGACGCCACCGCCGACCCGAGCGTGGAGATCCAGTTCACCCCGGCCCGGGTGCTGATGCAGGACTTCACCGGCGTGCCCTGCGTGGTCGACCTGGCCACCATGCGCGAGGCGGTACGTGACCTCGGCGGCGACGCCACCAAGGTCAACCCGCTGGCACCGGCCGAGCTGGTCATCGACCACTCGGTCATCGCCGACCTGTTCGGCCGCGAGGACGCCTTCGAGCGCAACGTCGAGCTGGAGTACGAGCGCAACAAGGAGCGCTACCAGTTCCTGCGCTGGGGCCAGACCGCGTTCAACGAGTTCAAGGTCGTCCCGCCGGGCACCGGCATCGTGCACCAGGTCAACATCGAGTACCTGGCTCGTACGATCATGGAGCGCAACGGCCAGGCGTACCCGGACACTGTCGTCGGCACCGACTCGCACACCACCATGGTCAACGGCCTGGGCGTGCTGGGCTGGGGCGTCGGCGGCATCGAGGCCGAGGCCGCGATGCTCGGCCAGCCGGTCAGCATGCTGATCCCCCGCGTCGTCGGCTTCAAGCTCTCCGGCGAGATGCCGGCCGGCACCACCGCCACCGACCTGGTACTGACCATCACCGAGATGCTGCGCAAGCACGGCGTGGTCGGCAAGTTCGTCGAGTTCTACGGCCCGGGCGTGAGCGCGGTGCCGCTGGCCAACCGCGCCACCATCGGCAACATGTCGCCGGAGTACGGCTCGACTGTGGCGATCTTCCCGATCGACGCCGAGACCGTCCGGTACCTGGAGCTGACCGGCCGCGACGCGTCTCAGGTGGCGCTGGTCGAGGCGTACGCCAAGGAGCAGGGCCTCTGGCACGACCCGGAGCGCGAGCCGGAGTACTCCGAGCGCCTGGAGCTGGACCTGAGCACCATCGAGCCGTCGCTGGCCGGCCCGAAGCGCCCGCAGGACCGGGTGCCGCTGGGCAGCGCCAAGACGCTGTTCCGCGCCGCGCTCAGCGACTACGTGGCCGCCGACGAGACCGGCGGCGACCCGGGCCGCAAGCCGGGCGTGCCGCAGCAGGAGAAGCCGTTCGGCGCCGACGGCCCGGCCGACGAGGCGTCCGCCGAGTCCTTCCCGGCCAGCGACTCCCCCGCCAACGGCGTGAACGACCCGGCGGACGCGCCGCGCGACCTGGAGACCGCCGCGGTGGGCGCGGGCGGCCGGGCCAGCAATCCGGTACGCGTGACGGGCGCCGACGGCGCCGAGTACGAGCTGGACCACGGCGCGGTGGTGATCGCCGCGATCACCTCCTGCACCAACACCTCGAACCCGCAGGTGATGATCGGCGCCGCGCTGCTGGCCCGCAACGCGGTGGAGAAGGGCCTGGCCCGCAAGCCGTGGGTGAAGACCACCCTGGCGCCGGGCTCGAAGGTCGTCATGGACTACTACGACCGCGCCGGCCTCACCCCGTACCTGGACAAGCTCGGCTTCAACCTGGTCGGCTACGGCTGCACCACCTGCATCGGCAACTCCGGCCCGCTGCCGGAGGAGGTCTCCGCCGCCGTCAACGACGGTGACCTGGCCGTCGTGTCGGTGCTGTCCGGCAACCGGAACTTCGAGGGCCGGATCAACCCGGACGTCAAGATGAACTACCTGGCGTCCCCGCCGCTGGTGGTCGCGTACGCGCTCGCCGGCACCATGGACATCGACCTGGCCAACGAGCCGATCGGCGAGGACTCCCAGGGCAACCCGGTGTACCTGCGGGAGATCTGGCCGAACAGCGCCGAGATCCAGGACGTCATCGCCTCGGCGATCGGCGCGACCGGCTTCAGCGCCGCGTACGCCGACGTGTTCGCCGGTGACGAGCGCTGGCAGTCGCTGCCCACCCCGACCGGTGACACGTTCTCCTGGGACGGCGAGTCGACGTACGTGCGCAAGCCCCCGTACTTCGAGGGCATGCAGCAGGAGCCGGCCCCGGTGCAGGACATCGCCGACGCGCGGGTGCTGGCGAAGCTGGGCGACTCGGTGACCACCGACCACATCTCCCCGGCCGGCTCGATCAAGGCGGACTCCCCCGCCGGCAAGTACCTGGCCGAGCACGGCGTGGCCCGGCACGAGTTCAACTCGTACGGCTCCCGCCGGGGCAACCACGAGGTGATGATCCGGGGCACGTTCGCCAACATCCGGCTGCGCAACCAGCTCGTCCCGGGTGTCGAGGGCGGCTTCACCGTCAACCACCTGACCGGTGAGCAGACCTCGATCTACGACGCCTCGATGGCGTACCAGGAGGCGGGCGTCCCGCTGGTCATCCTGGCCGGCAAGGAGTACGGCTCCGGGTCGTCGCGTGACTGGGCCGCCAAGGGCACCATGCTGCTGGGCGTGAAGGCGGTCATCGCCGAGTCGTACGAGCGGATCCACCGCTCGAACCTGATCGGCATGGGCGTGCTGCCGCTGCAGTTCCCGGGCGGCGAGACCGCCGAGTCGCTGGGCCTGACCGGCACGGAGACGTTCTCGATCAGTGGCGTCACCGCGCTGAACGACGGTGACACCCCGCGCACGGTGAAGGTCACCACCGACACCGGCGTGGAGTTCGACGCCGTGGTCCGTATCGACACCCCGGGTGAGGCGGACTACTACCGGCACGGCGGCATCCTGCAGTACGTGCTGCGCCGGATGATCGCCAGCTGA
- a CDS encoding trypsin-like serine peptidase: MKTTIRLLALPALILPAILAGTPALATTGTTAGTAAPAAVTSIERKAGSSSQARAYWTAERMAAATPADEVEKSAGPVTQSPTPERVRRFAESVAPKDGSGFGAQLNESITVGKIFYTSSTDGLGHYCSASVVNSAARNMVFTAAHCVHDGPGRDWHTANWMFVPSYRNGAQPYGTWDWSTLAVPSGWISTRERQYDVAVALVYGSRSVVDAVGANGLLTGGGRAYHYDVFGYPSNKDSGEIQWVCSGTSRDAGSNRIEMNCGFGGGSSGGPWYYSYDNTTRRGDVHGVMSYSSGSNTNGSPYFSAAVVGTLYNTYANDTW; encoded by the coding sequence ATGAAAACGACTATCAGACTCCTGGCCCTGCCGGCCCTGATCCTGCCGGCCATCCTCGCCGGCACTCCGGCACTGGCCACCACCGGCACCACAGCGGGCACTGCAGCTCCGGCCGCTGTCACGTCGATCGAGCGCAAGGCGGGGTCGTCCTCGCAGGCCAGGGCCTACTGGACGGCCGAGCGGATGGCAGCCGCCACCCCGGCGGACGAGGTGGAGAAGTCCGCCGGCCCGGTCACCCAGAGCCCCACACCGGAGCGGGTGCGGCGCTTCGCGGAGTCGGTGGCGCCGAAGGACGGCAGCGGCTTCGGCGCCCAGCTCAACGAGTCGATCACGGTGGGGAAGATCTTCTACACCAGCTCGACCGACGGTCTGGGCCACTACTGCTCCGCGAGCGTGGTGAACAGCGCGGCGCGCAACATGGTCTTCACGGCCGCGCACTGCGTCCACGACGGGCCCGGCCGGGACTGGCACACCGCGAACTGGATGTTCGTGCCGTCCTACCGCAACGGCGCGCAGCCGTACGGCACCTGGGACTGGTCCACGCTCGCGGTGCCGAGCGGCTGGATCAGCACCCGCGAGCGGCAGTACGACGTGGCGGTGGCGCTCGTCTACGGCAGCCGGTCGGTCGTGGACGCGGTCGGCGCGAACGGGCTGCTCACCGGCGGTGGCCGGGCGTACCACTACGACGTCTTCGGCTACCCGAGCAACAAGGACAGCGGCGAGATCCAGTGGGTCTGCTCGGGCACGTCGCGGGACGCGGGCAGCAACCGCATCGAGATGAACTGCGGCTTCGGCGGTGGTTCCAGCGGTGGTCCGTGGTACTACAGCTATGACAACACCACCAGGCGTGGTGACGTGCACGGGGTGATGAGTTACTCCAGCGGCTCGAACACGAACGGCTCGCCCTACTTCTCCGCCGCTGTGGTGGGGACGCTCTACAACACGTACGCGAACGACACCTGGTGA
- a CDS encoding SRPBCC family protein, translating to MATDTRHLGVHIDRPVAQVYAFAADPANLPRWAPGLGGSVARVDGQWFVDTPEGRARLTFAPANEYGVLDHEVLTPAGETVYVPLRAIADGDATEVVFSLRRMPGMSDADFDRDTALVEGDLARLKAVLESAVG from the coding sequence ATGGCCACTGACACCCGGCACCTCGGCGTCCACATCGACCGGCCGGTCGCGCAGGTGTACGCCTTCGCCGCCGACCCGGCGAACCTGCCCCGCTGGGCGCCGGGCCTCGGCGGCTCGGTGGCCCGGGTCGACGGCCAGTGGTTCGTGGACACACCCGAGGGGCGGGCGCGACTGACGTTCGCGCCGGCAAACGAGTACGGCGTGCTCGACCACGAGGTGCTGACGCCGGCCGGCGAAACTGTGTACGTGCCGTTGCGCGCCATCGCCGACGGCGACGCCACCGAGGTGGTGTTCAGCCTGCGGCGGATGCCCGGCATGAGCGACGCGGACTTCGACCGGGACACCGCGCTCGTAGAGGGGGATCTGGCCCGGCTCAAGGCCGTGTTGGAGAGCGCCGTCGGCTGA
- a CDS encoding YfbM family protein → MIFNARRLSAEELAAVLADPEKVGTLFQGGPDELDLDKAWHGLHYLLNGTTYEVRGDAGPAIIGGDPIGPDLGMGPARLLMPDAVRAVAAGLDTLDEATLRDRFDPAAMSEAEIYPHIWEDGDDEFDGYLLPNFTALRDFYRAAAEHGDGVLLAIT, encoded by the coding sequence ATGATCTTCAACGCACGCCGGCTGTCCGCCGAGGAGCTGGCGGCGGTGCTCGCCGACCCGGAGAAGGTCGGCACCCTGTTCCAGGGTGGCCCGGACGAGCTCGACCTCGACAAGGCGTGGCACGGGCTGCACTACCTGCTGAACGGCACCACGTACGAGGTCCGGGGCGACGCCGGCCCGGCGATCATCGGGGGCGACCCGATCGGCCCGGATCTCGGGATGGGCCCGGCCCGGCTGCTCATGCCCGACGCCGTGCGCGCCGTGGCCGCCGGGCTCGACACGTTGGACGAGGCGACGCTGCGGGACCGCTTCGACCCGGCGGCCATGTCGGAGGCCGAGATCTACCCCCACATCTGGGAGGACGGCGACGACGAGTTCGACGGCTACCTGCTGCCGAACTTCACCGCGCTGCGCGACTTCTACCGCGCCGCGGCCGAGCACGGGGACGGCGTGCTGCTCGCCATCACCTGA
- a CDS encoding SDR family oxidoreductase, translated as MSERTIALVTGANKGIGYEIAAGLGALGWRVGVGARDERRLAEAVAKLRAGGVDAFGVPLDVTDDASVTAAVRLLEAEAGGLDVLVNNAGVTGGVPQHPGDVDLATIRTAVEVNVIGVVRVTEAMLPLLRRSASPRIVNMSSGVGSLTRQSASEGEHQTGPLSVAYSPSKSMLNAVTIQYARALAGTGLLINAGCPGFTATDLNGFRGVRTPQQGAAIAIRLATLPDDGPTGGYFEDAGVIPW; from the coding sequence ATGAGTGAACGGACGATTGCGCTGGTGACCGGCGCGAACAAGGGAATCGGGTACGAGATCGCGGCCGGCCTGGGCGCGCTCGGCTGGCGGGTGGGCGTCGGCGCCCGCGACGAGCGGCGGCTCGCCGAGGCGGTGGCGAAGCTGCGCGCGGGCGGCGTGGACGCGTTCGGCGTACCGCTGGACGTCACCGACGACGCGAGCGTGACCGCCGCCGTCCGGCTGCTGGAGGCGGAGGCCGGCGGCCTGGACGTGCTCGTCAACAACGCGGGCGTGACCGGTGGCGTGCCGCAGCACCCGGGTGACGTCGACCTCGCGACCATCCGGACCGCCGTCGAGGTCAACGTGATCGGGGTGGTCCGGGTGACCGAGGCGATGCTGCCGCTGCTGCGCCGCTCGGCGTCGCCCCGGATCGTCAACATGTCCAGCGGCGTCGGCTCACTGACCCGGCAGAGCGCCTCGGAGGGCGAGCATCAGACCGGGCCGCTGTCCGTGGCGTACTCGCCGTCGAAGAGCATGCTCAACGCGGTGACCATCCAGTACGCGCGGGCGCTGGCCGGCACGGGCCTCCTGATCAACGCCGGCTGCCCGGGTTTCACAGCGACCGACCTGAACGGCTTCCGCGGTGTGCGGACGCCGCAACAGGGCGCGGCGATCGCGATCCGGCTGGCGACGCTGCCCGACGACGGTCCGACCGGCGGCTACTTCGAGGACGCGGGCGTCATCCCGTGGTGA
- a CDS encoding LysR family transcriptional regulator: METRELRYFVAVAEELHFGRAARRIGIAQPPLSRAIRQLERRLGVTLLERDSRSVALTAAGSVLLREGRAALDAVDAADRRTRRAGQAATGGPGLVLATKAGASSELLPKLLDAYAAEPDAVPVEVLLCGIGEQERLLRDGRADVALLHLPFDSTTGLDTEELITEPQVAILPTGHPLARRPHLLMAEVEALPDLPMPRWPRADGSYPDGPGPEVRDHAQLFQLIALGRTVVVLPESARSLLLADLAAVPVPDAPAVTTVIAWPPHSRSRALAGLIRTATRL; the protein is encoded by the coding sequence ATGGAGACGCGGGAGCTTCGCTACTTCGTGGCGGTCGCCGAGGAGCTGCACTTCGGCCGGGCCGCGCGCCGCATCGGCATCGCCCAGCCGCCGCTGTCGCGGGCGATCCGGCAGCTCGAACGCCGCCTCGGCGTGACCCTGCTGGAGCGGGACAGCCGCAGCGTCGCGCTCACCGCGGCCGGGTCGGTGCTGCTGCGGGAGGGCCGGGCCGCCCTCGACGCCGTGGACGCCGCCGACCGCCGCACCCGCCGCGCCGGGCAGGCCGCGACCGGTGGCCCCGGGCTGGTGCTGGCGACCAAGGCGGGGGCGTCGAGCGAGCTGCTGCCGAAACTGCTCGACGCGTACGCCGCCGAGCCGGACGCGGTCCCCGTCGAGGTCCTGCTGTGCGGCATCGGCGAACAGGAACGGCTGCTGCGCGACGGGCGCGCCGACGTGGCGCTGCTGCACCTGCCGTTCGACTCGACGACCGGGCTGGACACCGAGGAGCTGATCACCGAACCACAGGTGGCGATCCTGCCGACCGGACATCCGCTGGCCCGGCGGCCGCACCTGCTGATGGCCGAGGTGGAGGCGCTGCCGGACCTGCCGATGCCGCGCTGGCCCCGGGCCGACGGGTCGTACCCGGACGGGCCGGGCCCCGAGGTCCGGGACCACGCCCAGTTGTTCCAGCTCATCGCGCTCGGCCGGACCGTGGTGGTGCTGCCGGAGTCGGCCCGGTCGCTGCTGCTCGCCGACCTGGCCGCGGTGCCGGTGCCGGACGCGCCCGCGGTGACCACAGTCATCGCGTGGCCACCGCACAGCCGGTCCCGGGCGCTGGCCGGCCTGATCCGGACCGCCACCCGCCTCTGA
- a CDS encoding GNAT family N-acetyltransferase — protein sequence MTELSVRAMTPEEFDSWQDELTAEYAREHVTAGNWTPEEAPDRAREANAVLLPQGMATPGMLFLLGVLADGSPVGRLWISLTHPRGLAGCAYLYDIEVAAGHRGRGLGRALLTAGERAAREHGAQALELNVFGANETARKLYETSGYRVVTQQMRKELPA from the coding sequence ATGACCGAGCTGAGCGTCCGGGCGATGACCCCGGAGGAGTTCGACAGCTGGCAGGACGAGTTGACCGCGGAGTACGCGCGGGAGCACGTCACCGCCGGCAACTGGACTCCGGAGGAGGCGCCCGACCGCGCACGGGAGGCGAACGCCGTGCTGCTGCCGCAGGGCATGGCCACGCCCGGCATGCTGTTCCTGCTCGGCGTGCTGGCCGACGGCTCGCCGGTCGGACGCCTGTGGATCAGCCTCACCCATCCGCGCGGCCTCGCCGGCTGCGCCTACCTCTACGACATCGAGGTGGCGGCCGGGCACCGGGGCCGAGGGCTCGGGCGGGCGCTGCTCACGGCCGGGGAGCGGGCGGCCCGAGAGCACGGGGCCCAGGCGCTGGAGCTGAACGTCTTCGGCGCCAACGAGACGGCGCGCAAGCTGTACGAGACGTCGGGATACCGGGTGGTCACCCAGCAGATGCGCAAGGAGTTGCCCGCCTAG
- a CDS encoding GTP-binding protein → MDYGRSERPAGAAPLPTAIKILIAGGFGVGKTTMVGAVSETKPLRTEEVLTETGIGIDDLSGVEEKSTTTVAMDFGRITISDDLVLYLFGTPGQDRFWFVWDELALGALGAVVLADTRRLADCFPSIDYFEGRGTPFVVAVNCFEGAKKFRLDEVQAALDLDPGVPVVLCDARKRESAKEVLITLLEHAMKVREARRRAATD, encoded by the coding sequence ATGGACTACGGGCGCTCTGAGCGGCCGGCGGGCGCCGCGCCGCTGCCCACCGCGATCAAGATCCTGATCGCGGGCGGGTTCGGCGTCGGCAAGACCACCATGGTGGGCGCGGTCAGCGAGACCAAACCGCTGCGCACCGAGGAGGTGCTGACCGAGACCGGGATCGGCATCGACGACCTGTCCGGCGTGGAGGAGAAGTCGACCACCACTGTGGCGATGGACTTCGGCCGGATCACCATCAGCGACGACCTGGTGCTCTACCTGTTCGGCACGCCCGGGCAGGACCGGTTCTGGTTCGTCTGGGACGAGCTGGCGCTCGGCGCGCTCGGGGCGGTGGTGCTCGCCGACACACGCCGTCTGGCGGACTGCTTCCCGTCGATCGACTACTTCGAAGGGCGCGGCACGCCGTTCGTGGTGGCGGTGAACTGCTTCGAGGGCGCCAAGAAGTTCCGGCTCGACGAGGTGCAGGCCGCGCTCGACCTGGACCCGGGCGTACCGGTGGTGCTGTGCGACGCGCGCAAGCGCGAGTCGGCCAAGGAGGTGCTGATCACGCTGCTGGAGCACGCCATGAAGGTGCGCGAGGCCCGCCGTCGCGCCGCCACCGACTGA
- a CDS encoding DUF742 domain-containing protein — MTGRGDSAEQEWVDDHAGPVVRPYAVTGGRARPVTGTFDLISLVTATRAEVGSDSGLGPEHVAIVGLCQRILSVAEIAAHLDLPVGTVRVLLGDLAARSLVQVREPRATAAGLPDEHVFEAVINGLRAL; from the coding sequence ATGACCGGCCGGGGGGACTCCGCGGAGCAGGAGTGGGTGGACGACCACGCCGGCCCGGTGGTGCGCCCGTACGCGGTGACCGGCGGCCGGGCCCGCCCGGTGACCGGCACGTTCGACCTGATCTCGCTGGTCACCGCGACCCGCGCGGAGGTCGGATCGGATTCCGGGCTGGGCCCGGAGCATGTGGCGATAGTCGGCCTCTGCCAGCGGATTCTCTCCGTGGCCGAGATCGCCGCTCATCTCGACCTGCCGGTGGGCACGGTCCGGGTCCTCCTCGGAGACCTGGCCGCCCGCAGCCTGGTGCAGGTACGCGAGCCGCGCGCGACCGCCGCCGGCCTTCCCGACGAGCACGTTTTCGAGGCGGTAATCAATGGACTACGGGCGCTCTGA
- a CDS encoding roadblock/LC7 domain-containing protein, giving the protein MAQKTASSADLTWLLDDLVGRVKQAEHAVALSTDGLLMASSRGLSRDDGEHLAAMAAGIQSLARGAGKRFGGGHVQQTIIEMQSSFLFVTAAGRNACLAVLASEDADVGLIAYEMAMLVTRVGRFVASPTREQPLGENTAR; this is encoded by the coding sequence GTGGCGCAGAAGACGGCTTCGAGCGCGGATCTGACGTGGCTGCTGGATGACCTGGTCGGCCGGGTCAAGCAGGCGGAGCACGCCGTGGCGCTCTCCACCGACGGACTGCTGATGGCCTCGTCCCGCGGATTGAGCCGGGACGACGGCGAGCACCTGGCCGCCATGGCGGCGGGTATCCAGAGCCTGGCCCGTGGCGCGGGCAAGCGATTCGGCGGCGGGCACGTACAGCAGACCATCATCGAGATGCAGTCCTCCTTCCTGTTCGTCACCGCGGCCGGGCGCAACGCCTGCCTGGCGGTGCTGGCCTCGGAGGACGCGGACGTCGGCCTGATCGCGTACGAGATGGCCATGCTGGTCACCCGGGTCGGCCGGTTCGTCGCGTCACCGACCCGGGAACAGCCCCTCGGCGAGAACACGGCACGATGA